The following are encoded together in the Adhaeribacter arboris genome:
- a CDS encoding DUF7948 domain-containing protein, with protein MKRIFTLFSGLALSCFSFLSVAQTRINNPIALPARMSSQPVTDKSLQFVQNKNQWPAAVRFAANLPDGRIFLKENGLVYNFVDGSQLPQHHGEQVALKSNPTPGKAKGHAYQVTFLNAIKTNVQINGADERPGLRNYYIGKDPKKWASGVKSFGEVTYQDLYPGVNMHLYQKGNHLKYEFLLQPRANPNQIQLQYDGAEVRLHASGDLQIKTSVTTILERKPIAFQTINGQRREIECRFKLNGKVLSFEFPAGYNQDVPLLIDPELIFSSYSGSTADNWGFTATYDQAGNMYSGGITNEVGFPTTMGAYDSTWNGNADGSDTPDGGWDIAVLKFNPAASGAASLVYATYLGGSRADIPSSLIVNSQNELMILGTTSSADFPVTTGTVGSSFKGGTSISPLGDRGGITYSQGSDLIISRLSADGTALIASTFMGGSQNDGLLERTAELTRNYGDQFRSDIITDAADNVYVVSSTASADFPVKNAFQPNTGGQTDAVLFKLDANLSNVVWSTYLGGSRADAAYSIQLEPTTNNIFICGGTSSPTLPSVAGAYRPVFLGGLADGFVAKISNDGQQLQRVSYLGTNDFDQAYFVQLDGAGDVYLLGQTLGNYPVTRGVYTVRNGRQFIHKLNNNLTASVFSTVFGSNDNPAVPNISPTAFLVDDCNRIYACGWGGGANEPYDNGTTDGLAVTANAYQRTTDGQDFYLMLLSRDAASLEYATFIGGSQGSAQSGEHVDGGTSRFDKRGFVYQAVCGGCGAISLFPTTPNVWSNTNQSNNCNNAAFKFDFNIVQARAGDSESVCSNAAPIQLTGFSPAGGIWSGPGVTPDGVFTPSNELIGAQTINYTVANGSCVSTGTKIITVVAVPEATFVGLPPKICLPGGPVTLLPTPAGGTFSGSGVTGDTFNPALAGIGTHTITYTLGNATGCASISTQQIVVGETPIVVAGPDARICSGSSPIQLTGFSPVGGTWSGTGVNPTGLFTPTQSMTGTYILTYTVTANNCTASATRTIVIDSTSPFTQGPDQVVCADSAPFMITDATPPGGTWSGPGVSSNGLFTPGPQVVGTNVLTYSVTVGACSGISTKIITVAPAPEIKAGAEPTECGTPTSIQGYAPFTAKFTNSTTGATGYLWDFGDGTTSTEATPSHVYTQDGNYRVILTVFFSSSCQITREVVSVLTDKKQLIPNIFTPNGDGKNDTFVPRVTCLPADLKVFNRWGQVVYNQKNYQNTWDGNGLPEGIYYYHLTNNKGNNWKGWVEIVR; from the coding sequence ATGAAGCGAATTTTTACTCTTTTCAGCGGCTTGGCGCTAAGTTGCTTTTCTTTTTTATCGGTTGCACAAACGCGAATAAATAACCCCATCGCCTTGCCGGCCCGGATGAGCAGTCAGCCCGTTACCGATAAAAGCCTGCAGTTTGTTCAAAATAAAAATCAATGGCCGGCGGCCGTACGTTTTGCCGCCAACTTGCCCGATGGCCGGATTTTCCTGAAAGAAAATGGCTTGGTGTATAATTTTGTAGATGGCTCCCAACTTCCGCAACACCACGGCGAACAAGTGGCGTTAAAAAGTAATCCAACCCCAGGTAAAGCCAAAGGACACGCGTACCAGGTTACTTTTTTAAATGCAATTAAAACAAACGTGCAAATAAATGGTGCGGACGAGCGGCCCGGCCTCCGGAACTACTATATTGGTAAAGATCCGAAAAAATGGGCTTCCGGGGTTAAAAGCTTTGGCGAAGTAACCTACCAGGATTTATATCCGGGAGTGAATATGCACCTTTACCAGAAAGGCAACCATTTAAAATATGAATTCCTGCTGCAGCCCCGTGCTAATCCAAATCAAATCCAACTACAATACGATGGCGCCGAAGTAAGACTACACGCCAGTGGCGACTTGCAAATTAAAACATCGGTTACTACTATTCTGGAGCGTAAACCAATAGCTTTCCAAACTATAAACGGGCAACGGCGCGAAATAGAATGCCGGTTTAAATTAAATGGCAAGGTACTTTCGTTTGAATTTCCGGCCGGTTATAACCAAGATGTTCCATTACTTATCGACCCGGAATTAATTTTTTCGTCGTACAGTGGCTCCACGGCTGATAATTGGGGTTTCACGGCTACTTACGATCAAGCAGGTAATATGTATTCTGGCGGTATTACCAACGAGGTCGGGTTTCCTACTACAATGGGAGCATACGATTCCACGTGGAACGGCAACGCCGATGGGAGCGATACGCCGGACGGTGGCTGGGATATCGCCGTACTTAAATTTAATCCGGCTGCCAGCGGCGCAGCTTCGCTGGTATATGCCACGTATTTGGGAGGCAGCCGGGCCGATATTCCTAGCAGCTTAATAGTAAACAGCCAGAATGAATTAATGATTTTAGGCACTACCAGTTCCGCAGATTTTCCTGTAACAACCGGAACTGTAGGTTCTTCTTTTAAAGGAGGCACTAGCATTAGTCCTTTAGGAGACAGAGGTGGCATTACCTATAGCCAGGGTTCCGATTTAATAATTAGTCGCTTGAGTGCCGATGGTACCGCCTTAATTGCTTCTACGTTTATGGGCGGCTCGCAAAACGATGGCTTACTGGAACGTACGGCTGAGCTTACCCGCAATTACGGTGATCAGTTCCGGAGCGATATTATTACCGATGCGGCTGATAATGTTTACGTCGTTTCTTCCACCGCCTCCGCCGACTTTCCGGTCAAAAATGCTTTTCAGCCTAATACTGGTGGCCAGACGGACGCGGTTTTATTTAAATTAGATGCCAATTTAAGCAACGTTGTGTGGAGTACGTATTTGGGTGGTTCCCGAGCCGATGCCGCTTATTCTATTCAACTCGAACCAACTACTAACAATATATTTATCTGCGGTGGTACCAGTAGCCCTACTTTACCCAGCGTTGCGGGCGCCTACCGCCCGGTTTTCCTGGGAGGCCTCGCCGATGGGTTTGTAGCTAAAATCAGTAACGATGGCCAGCAATTACAACGGGTATCCTACCTGGGCACTAACGATTTCGACCAGGCTTATTTTGTGCAGTTAGACGGGGCCGGCGACGTATATTTATTAGGTCAAACTTTAGGTAATTACCCGGTTACGCGGGGAGTTTATACCGTACGCAACGGTCGCCAGTTTATTCATAAACTAAACAACAACTTAACGGCTTCTGTTTTCTCAACCGTTTTTGGCAGCAACGACAATCCTGCTGTGCCCAATATCTCGCCAACGGCTTTTCTGGTAGATGACTGCAACCGGATTTATGCCTGCGGATGGGGCGGAGGAGCCAACGAACCTTACGACAATGGCACTACCGATGGCTTAGCAGTAACGGCTAATGCTTATCAGCGTACTACTGATGGTCAGGATTTTTATTTAATGTTACTGTCGCGCGATGCTGCTTCTTTAGAATATGCAACGTTTATAGGCGGCTCACAGGGTTCGGCTCAATCCGGCGAACATGTAGATGGTGGTACCAGCCGGTTTGATAAACGTGGTTTTGTGTACCAGGCGGTTTGCGGCGGTTGCGGGGCTATTTCTTTGTTTCCTACTACGCCAAATGTATGGTCTAATACCAACCAATCTAACAACTGCAACAATGCAGCTTTTAAGTTTGATTTTAATATAGTACAAGCCAGGGCCGGCGATAGTGAATCCGTTTGCTCTAATGCGGCACCTATTCAATTAACCGGGTTTTCTCCGGCCGGTGGCATTTGGTCCGGACCAGGCGTAACCCCCGATGGAGTATTTACGCCAAGTAATGAGTTAATAGGAGCACAGACTATAAATTATACCGTAGCAAATGGCAGTTGCGTTAGCACCGGCACTAAAATTATTACCGTAGTTGCGGTGCCGGAAGCTACTTTTGTTGGTTTGCCGCCTAAAATCTGCCTTCCTGGTGGTCCGGTTACTTTACTACCCACTCCTGCCGGCGGTACTTTTAGCGGCTCCGGCGTTACCGGAGATACATTCAATCCGGCTTTGGCGGGCATTGGCACCCATACTATTACGTACACTTTAGGTAATGCAACCGGTTGTGCCTCGATTAGTACGCAACAAATTGTGGTAGGCGAGACACCAATAGTAGTAGCCGGTCCGGATGCCCGGATTTGTTCCGGCTCCTCTCCTATTCAATTAACTGGTTTTTCCCCAGTTGGTGGCACCTGGTCCGGAACGGGCGTAAATCCAACGGGCCTTTTCACTCCCACGCAATCCATGACGGGCACTTACATTCTTACTTACACCGTTACCGCCAATAATTGTACCGCTTCGGCCACCAGAACCATTGTTATTGATTCTACCAGTCCGTTTACCCAAGGTCCTGATCAAGTTGTTTGCGCCGATAGCGCTCCTTTTATGATTACCGATGCCACGCCTCCCGGGGGTACCTGGTCGGGGCCGGGAGTTAGTTCGAATGGTTTATTCACTCCGGGTCCACAAGTAGTGGGCACCAACGTACTTACGTATTCGGTAACAGTTGGAGCTTGCAGCGGTATCAGCACTAAAATTATTACGGTTGCTCCAGCCCCCGAAATAAAGGCTGGCGCCGAGCCCACGGAATGCGGCACGCCGACGTCTATTCAAGGCTACGCCCCTTTTACCGCTAAATTTACCAATTCTACTACCGGCGCTACCGGTTATCTCTGGGACTTTGGGGATGGCACTACCTCTACGGAAGCAACTCCCAGCCACGTGTATACCCAAGATGGCAATTATCGGGTAATCCTCACCGTATTCTTTAGTAGTAGCTGCCAGATTACCCGCGAAGTAGTTTCGGTGCTTACCGATAAAAAACAACTCATCCCCAATATCTTTACACCGAACGGCGATGGTAAAAATGACACCTTTGTGCCCCGTGTTACCTGTTTGCCCGCCGACTTAAAAGTATTTAACCGTTGGGGCCAGGTAGTGTACAATCAAAAAAATTACCAGAACACCTGGGATGGCAATGGCTTACCCGAAGGCATTTATTATTATCATTTAACCAATAACAAAGGCAATAACTGGAAGGGTTGGGTAGAAATTGTGCGCTAA
- a CDS encoding ZIP family metal transporter, whose protein sequence is MLLASIILFLTVLFSGGLVQFFPQHNQKWLKLILAFSGAYLFTLTVIHVLPDVLLTAPDPHAVGYYILAGFFLQLVLEIFSQGIEHGHMHHHEKQTDTIPYLLLFSLMIHSFLEGSILVQGGEHLGHKHHDEVFGNFYRILAGIAIHHIPAAFALMSILVSRLHNYKKAFFYLSFFAIASPLGLWFSNYVLHDQVQTSTVYTILTGLVAGNFLHISTTILFETSPEHHFNRRKLLATLAGVLLSLVSDWM, encoded by the coding sequence ATGCTTCTGGCCAGTATTATTTTATTCCTTACCGTATTATTTTCGGGTGGCTTGGTGCAGTTTTTTCCGCAGCATAACCAGAAATGGCTTAAGTTAATTTTAGCCTTTAGTGGCGCGTATTTATTTACTCTAACGGTAATTCACGTATTGCCCGATGTACTGCTAACAGCTCCTGATCCGCACGCAGTGGGGTACTATATTTTAGCTGGTTTTTTTCTGCAACTCGTTTTAGAAATATTTTCGCAAGGTATTGAGCATGGCCACATGCACCACCACGAAAAGCAAACCGATACTATTCCCTATTTACTTCTGTTTTCGCTGATGATTCACTCGTTTCTGGAGGGTAGTATTCTTGTTCAGGGTGGGGAACACCTGGGTCATAAGCACCACGATGAGGTTTTCGGAAATTTTTACCGCATTTTAGCGGGCATTGCCATTCACCATATACCGGCGGCTTTTGCGCTAATGTCCATTTTAGTTTCGCGGCTGCATAACTATAAGAAAGCTTTCTTTTATTTAAGTTTTTTTGCTATTGCCTCGCCCTTAGGTTTGTGGTTTAGTAATTATGTACTCCACGACCAGGTACAAACCAGTACGGTGTATACTATATTAACTGGTTTAGTAGCCGGAAACTTCCTGCATATCTCTACCACTATTCTGTTCGAAACTAGTCCCGAACACCATTTTAACCGCCGCAAATTACTGGCTACTCTAGCCGGCGTACTGCTCTCTTTGGTTAGCGATTGGATGTAG
- a CDS encoding class I SAM-dependent methyltransferase — protein MHQQEEEWFSTWFDSPYYDILYKNYDVKEAQTFINNLIGHLQTKRTYRLLDMGCGKGQHALFLNQKGFNVTGLDYSAKNISFAKQFEKETLHFYQHDMRDIFRTAYYDLILNLFTRFGYFNSETENVVALRSTVSAIKPGGKLVIDFMNTNRTIQHLVHNEEKIIEGVQFKISRKVEKGYIVKTINVTDAGQSHTFYEKVRALTYDHFMEYFRMTSLRMVNVFGSYNLEPYHPETSERMIFILKK, from the coding sequence ATGCATCAGCAAGAGGAAGAATGGTTCAGCACCTGGTTTGATTCCCCGTATTACGATATTCTGTATAAAAACTACGATGTAAAGGAAGCCCAAACTTTTATTAATAACTTAATCGGACATTTACAAACAAAACGTACTTATAGGCTTTTGGATATGGGGTGCGGCAAAGGCCAGCACGCCTTGTTCCTGAATCAGAAAGGATTTAACGTTACCGGGCTCGATTATTCGGCAAAGAATATCTCTTTTGCGAAGCAGTTTGAGAAGGAAACGCTGCACTTTTACCAGCACGACATGCGCGATATTTTCCGGACGGCTTACTACGATCTCATTTTAAATCTTTTTACCCGGTTTGGCTATTTTAATTCTGAAACGGAAAACGTGGTAGCTTTACGTTCTACGGTATCGGCCATAAAACCCGGAGGGAAACTGGTGATAGATTTTATGAATACCAACCGTACTATCCAGCACTTAGTACACAACGAAGAAAAAATAATAGAAGGAGTACAGTTTAAAATCAGCCGTAAGGTAGAAAAAGGTTATATCGTAAAAACCATTAATGTAACCGATGCGGGGCAGTCGCACACGTTTTACGAAAAAGTACGGGCACTTACCTACGACCATTTTATGGAGTATTTCCGGATGACCAGTTTGCGGATGGTAAATGTATTTGGGTCATATAATCTGGAACCTTATCATCCGGAAACCAGTGAACGGATGATCTTTATTCTTAAAAAATAA
- a CDS encoding heavy metal-binding domain-containing protein, translated as MKLKNIALAVFLVGSSFLGACNNTGSEKSSATEAAETSTVPDSASTAQFAYICPMKCEGSASNTPGKCPVCTMDLVKNPDFKGTTLADSTAL; from the coding sequence ATGAAATTAAAAAATATTGCTTTGGCTGTATTTTTAGTGGGCAGCAGTTTTTTAGGGGCTTGTAATAATACAGGTTCCGAAAAGAGTTCTGCCACCGAGGCTGCTGAAACTAGTACCGTTCCGGATTCGGCTAGCACCGCTCAATTCGCCTATATTTGTCCGATGAAGTGCGAAGGCAGCGCCAGTAATACGCCGGGTAAATGCCCGGTTTGTACCATGGATTTAGTGAAGAATCCGGATTTTAAAGGTACTACACTTGCCGATTCAACGGCTTTATAG
- a CDS encoding YcxB family protein: protein MIIKTKKYKLETSTYIKMAMLDLLRKQWWYIIGPIAVACLAFIWPSWWFISGAILIVVLYLLFWAVQFTGVTQLEQNKIIFEKMAYEIDGRQILMKINEKQGMPVAWEMIKSAKKTNDAYFLSLSKAQFIHLPFRIFSGPNDLKMMDAYLKRKNLIA, encoded by the coding sequence GTGATTATTAAAACTAAAAAGTACAAGTTAGAAACAAGTACGTACATTAAAATGGCTATGTTAGACTTATTGCGCAAGCAATGGTGGTACATTATTGGGCCAATTGCGGTTGCTTGCCTGGCTTTTATCTGGCCTTCGTGGTGGTTTATTTCCGGGGCTATTTTAATTGTAGTCCTTTATTTGCTGTTTTGGGCCGTACAGTTTACCGGTGTTACTCAATTAGAACAAAATAAGATAATCTTCGAGAAGATGGCCTATGAGATTGATGGGCGCCAGATTTTGATGAAGATAAACGAAAAGCAAGGAATGCCAGTAGCGTGGGAAATGATTAAAAGCGCTAAAAAGACCAACGATGCTTACTTTCTTTCGTTATCAAAAGCTCAATTTATTCACCTGCCTTTTCGGATATTTTCAGGTCCTAACGACTTGAAAATGATGGATGCTTACTTAAAGCGCAAAAACCTGATTGCCTAG
- the nadC gene encoding carboxylating nicotinate-nucleotide diphosphorylase: protein MRPSYITDENLEQFIKQALAEDVGDGDHSSLAAIPASAQNEAQLLIKGTGVLAGVELAQEIIRQVDSSLQVDVFLRDGVAVKPGDVAFIVTGKAQAILTAERLVLNCMQRMSGIATYTHQLNQLIAGTNARLLDTRKTTPNFRMMEKWAVLIGGGVNHRYGLFDMIILKDNHVDYAGGIKQAITATQEYLQRTNRQLKIEVETRSLQEVQQVLETGGIDRIMLDNMTPDQLREAVQLINGRFITEASGGITKETIAAVAATGVDFISVGALTHSVRSMDISLKARK, encoded by the coding sequence GTGAGACCATCTTATATAACCGACGAAAACTTAGAACAATTTATTAAGCAAGCATTAGCCGAAGATGTCGGCGACGGTGACCATTCCTCGCTGGCGGCTATTCCGGCTAGTGCCCAAAATGAGGCACAATTATTAATAAAAGGTACGGGTGTACTGGCGGGAGTAGAACTGGCGCAGGAAATTATCCGCCAGGTAGATTCTTCTTTGCAAGTAGACGTGTTTTTAAGGGATGGCGTTGCGGTTAAGCCCGGCGATGTAGCGTTTATTGTTACAGGTAAAGCCCAGGCGATTTTAACCGCGGAACGCCTGGTTTTAAATTGCATGCAGCGTATGAGCGGTATTGCTACTTATACGCACCAGTTAAATCAGCTTATTGCCGGAACGAACGCCCGCTTGCTGGATACCCGCAAAACTACCCCTAACTTTAGAATGATGGAAAAGTGGGCGGTACTTATTGGTGGGGGAGTAAATCATCGGTATGGCCTTTTTGATATGATTATTTTAAAAGACAACCACGTAGATTACGCGGGCGGTATTAAGCAAGCAATTACCGCTACCCAGGAATACTTGCAACGAACGAACCGGCAGTTAAAAATAGAAGTGGAAACGCGTAGTTTGCAAGAAGTACAACAGGTATTAGAAACGGGCGGGATAGACCGCATTATGCTGGATAACATGACCCCAGATCAATTGCGGGAAGCGGTGCAACTTATTAACGGACGCTTTATTACCGAGGCATCCGGAGGTATCACCAAGGAGACAATTGCGGCGGTTGCCGCTACCGGGGTAGATTTTATCTCGGTAGGGGCGCTTACTCATTCTGTCCGGAGCATGGATATAAGCCTGAAAGCAAGGAAATAA
- a CDS encoding DUF4783 domain-containing protein encodes MKTIKLVLTIMTFVVTSWVFTGQVYAQDDVLSGVRAALGNGDSKELAQYFNTSVEIGIDGNKSTYSQTQAEFVLRDFFSKQAPTGLERLHNGSSDQGLTYEIMKYKYNGGSYRVMVYIKQFRGANLIDTIEFTKE; translated from the coding sequence ATGAAGACGATTAAATTAGTTCTGACTATAATGACTTTTGTAGTTACCTCTTGGGTATTTACGGGTCAAGTATACGCACAGGACGATGTGCTGAGTGGCGTTCGAGCAGCACTCGGCAATGGAGATTCCAAAGAATTAGCGCAATATTTTAATACTTCTGTTGAGATAGGAATTGATGGTAATAAATCTACTTATAGTCAGACTCAGGCCGAATTTGTGCTCCGTGACTTCTTTAGTAAACAAGCCCCAACCGGCTTAGAACGCTTACACAATGGTTCCTCCGATCAAGGTTTGACCTACGAAATTATGAAGTATAAATATAACGGGGGCTCTTACCGGGTAATGGTGTATATAAAACAATTTAGAGGAGCTAATTTGATTGATACCATTGAGTTTACGAAGGAATAG
- the gpmI gene encoding 2,3-bisphosphoglycerate-independent phosphoglycerate mutase: MNKKVILIILDGWGIATDPRVSAVDQARTPFVNSLYERFPHAKLEASGEAVGLPEGQMGNSEVGHMNIGAGRVIYQDLVKINVSIREHELEKMPVLAEALEYAQTQNKKLHFMGLVSDGGVHSHLDHLKALCSIAAEKGLKQVYVHAFTDGRDTDPKGGVGYLQNLEAHMAQTTGELASIIGRYYAMDRDNRWERVKEAYDLMVHGIGQITTNPIAALQDSYAAGVTDEFVKPIVKVDTGGKPVAIIEEGDVVLCFNFRTDRGREITQALTQRDFHEQNMHKLNLYYLTLTNYDDSFVGVKPIFDKDNLNNTLGEVVANAGKTQIRIAETEKYPHVTFFFSGGREAVFNGEKRLMCASPKVATYDLKPEMSAYELRDTIVPELREKTADFICLNFANPDMVGHTGVFEAAVKAVETVDQCAETVVTTALASDYACIIIADHGNAEMMINPDGTPNTAHTTNLVPFILASNDYQGSLQNGRLGDLAPTILELMGIPQPPDMTGHSLLQHA; encoded by the coding sequence ATGAACAAAAAGGTTATTTTAATAATTCTGGATGGCTGGGGCATTGCTACCGATCCACGGGTATCCGCCGTAGACCAGGCCCGTACCCCGTTTGTTAACTCACTATACGAACGCTTTCCGCACGCTAAATTAGAAGCATCCGGTGAAGCTGTAGGTTTGCCGGAAGGCCAGATGGGGAATTCTGAGGTGGGCCACATGAATATTGGAGCGGGCCGGGTGATTTATCAGGATCTAGTTAAAATAAATGTTTCTATCCGGGAGCATGAATTAGAAAAAATGCCGGTATTAGCCGAAGCTCTGGAATACGCCCAAACCCAGAATAAAAAATTGCATTTTATGGGCCTTGTTTCCGATGGCGGCGTCCACTCGCACCTAGATCATTTAAAAGCCTTATGTTCCATTGCCGCCGAAAAAGGTTTAAAGCAGGTTTACGTGCATGCTTTTACGGATGGTCGCGATACAGACCCGAAAGGTGGAGTGGGCTATTTGCAAAATTTGGAGGCCCACATGGCGCAAACTACCGGCGAACTAGCTTCCATTATAGGTCGTTACTACGCCATGGATCGGGATAACCGTTGGGAACGAGTAAAAGAAGCCTACGATTTAATGGTGCATGGTATTGGTCAGATTACGACTAATCCTATTGCTGCCCTGCAAGATTCTTATGCAGCCGGGGTTACCGACGAATTTGTAAAACCTATCGTGAAAGTAGATACCGGCGGCAAACCTGTAGCAATTATCGAAGAAGGCGACGTAGTATTGTGTTTTAATTTCCGGACCGACCGTGGCCGCGAAATTACGCAGGCTTTAACCCAACGCGATTTTCATGAGCAAAATATGCACAAACTCAACCTGTATTATCTGACGCTTACTAATTACGACGATAGTTTTGTAGGAGTAAAACCCATTTTTGATAAAGACAATTTAAATAATACCTTAGGCGAAGTAGTAGCTAACGCCGGTAAAACGCAAATCCGGATTGCCGAAACCGAAAAATACCCGCACGTTACCTTTTTCTTTTCGGGTGGCCGGGAAGCAGTTTTTAATGGTGAAAAGCGTTTAATGTGCGCTTCGCCTAAAGTTGCCACCTACGACTTAAAACCAGAAATGAGCGCCTATGAACTCCGCGATACAATTGTGCCGGAACTCCGCGAGAAAACGGCTGACTTTATCTGTTTGAACTTTGCCAATCCCGACATGGTTGGCCACACTGGTGTATTTGAAGCGGCCGTTAAAGCCGTAGAAACCGTAGACCAATGTGCCGAAACTGTGGTAACTACTGCCTTAGCCAGTGATTATGCCTGTATTATTATTGCCGATCATGGTAATGCCGAAATGATGATTAACCCGGATGGCACCCCTAATACCGCACATACTACTAACCTGGTACCGTTTATTCTAGCATCAAATGATTACCAGGGTTCCTTACAAAACGGCAGGTTAGGCGATTTAGCCCCGACTATTCTGGAATTAATGGGTATACCCCAGCCACCTGACATGACTGGGCATTCGTTATTACAACACGCTTAA
- a CDS encoding sugar MFS transporter, with the protein MTNSSVSREPVKSPAKANANYLRSIVIIGALFFIFGFVTWLNSVLIPYLKIACELNNFESYLVAFAFYISYLVMAIPSAWVLKLTGFKKGMSVGLLIMAVGAATFIPAAMTRQYALFLLGLFIQGTGLAILQTASNPYITILGPLESAAKRISIMGICNKVAGALAPIILGAIVLQDADALSARVRSMDAVQKAAELNELAARVITPYLIMVGVLIVLAVMIYFSGLPEVDTDQEDETVAAANVRKTSVFQFPHLLLGVLTFFLYVGVEVMAGDTVISYANNYQQIPLTVAKFFTTYTLIAMIVGYIVGIICIPKYFTQDKALKVCAIIGVIFSLAAIFTSGFVSVLFISLLGLANSLMWPALWPLALADLGRFTKIGSSYIIMAISGGAIIPLLYGKLGDIINLQQAYWIMVPCYLFIWYYAVAGHKIRS; encoded by the coding sequence ATGACTAACAGTTCGGTATCTCGGGAGCCCGTTAAAAGCCCGGCCAAAGCAAATGCCAATTATCTGCGTTCTATTGTTATTATCGGAGCGTTATTTTTTATTTTTGGTTTTGTTACCTGGCTAAATTCCGTTTTAATTCCTTATTTAAAAATTGCCTGCGAGCTCAATAACTTCGAATCGTACCTGGTAGCTTTTGCTTTTTACATTTCCTATTTGGTTATGGCTATTCCGTCGGCGTGGGTACTTAAATTAACTGGGTTTAAAAAAGGCATGTCGGTGGGTTTATTAATTATGGCAGTGGGAGCGGCTACGTTTATTCCGGCGGCTATGACAAGGCAATACGCTTTATTTTTACTCGGTTTATTTATTCAGGGTACAGGGTTAGCTATTCTGCAAACGGCTTCTAACCCTTACATAACTATTCTGGGGCCGTTAGAAAGCGCCGCTAAACGGATTAGTATAATGGGAATCTGCAATAAAGTAGCGGGGGCTTTAGCTCCTATTATTTTAGGAGCCATTGTGTTGCAAGATGCGGATGCACTTAGTGCCCGTGTCCGGAGCATGGATGCCGTGCAAAAAGCAGCCGAATTAAATGAATTAGCGGCCCGGGTAATTACTCCTTATCTTATTATGGTAGGAGTATTAATTGTTTTGGCGGTTATGATTTATTTTTCTGGCTTACCCGAAGTAGATACTGACCAGGAAGATGAAACTGTAGCCGCGGCGAATGTGCGCAAAACCAGTGTATTTCAATTTCCGCATTTATTGTTAGGCGTTCTTACCTTTTTCTTGTATGTGGGGGTAGAAGTAATGGCCGGTGATACCGTTATCAGCTACGCGAATAATTACCAGCAAATTCCCCTTACCGTAGCTAAATTCTTTACCACGTATACGCTTATCGCTATGATTGTGGGTTACATTGTAGGCATTATTTGTATTCCGAAGTATTTTACGCAGGATAAAGCGCTTAAAGTATGCGCTATAATTGGGGTAATATTTTCTTTAGCGGCCATTTTTACCAGTGGGTTTGTGTCCGTACTCTTTATTTCGTTGCTGGGCTTAGCTAACTCCCTTATGTGGCCGGCTCTTTGGCCTTTGGCTTTAGCAGATTTAGGTCGGTTTACGAAAATAGGCTCTTCTTATATTATAATGGCTATTTCCGGCGGAGCTATTATTCCTTTGCTTTACGGTAAACTAGGCGATATTATCAACTTACAGCAAGCTTACTGGATTATGGTACCGTGTTACTTGTTTATCTGGTACTACGCGGTTGCTGGTCACAAAATACGAAGCTAG